Part of the uncultured Desulfobacter sp. genome, AAAGGATGAGTCTTTCAGAGATTGAGATATCTGCTATTTTATCCACTCCATACAAAGATATTTGATCTCAAGGTAATCGTCCAATCCGTACTTGGAACCTTACCCTCCTGGTCGCCGGGGCCCGTCTTCAAATCCTGGGCAGCGGCGGACAGCTTTTCCACATATGCGTCATAGACCCCGGCCTGGACCGACAAAGGCATATCTCCGATCTCATCCAGGAACAACACCCCGCCGTGGGCCAGTTCAATAAAGCCGGCCTTGCCCTGCTGCCGGGTGCCGGTAAAGGCCCCGCGTTCATAGCCCAAAAGTTCGGCTTCCAGTAGGTTTTCGTCAGGGCCGTGCAATTGATCTGGATGACGGATTTTTTAGCCCGGTTGCCGTCCTGGTGAATGAAATTGGCCAGCATGCCCCTGCCCGCCCCGGATTCACCTAGGATCAATATCAAACAGGAAAAGGAGTTATTGGATGAAGACTATGAAATTTTTTGTTAAACTCTTAATTTTAACCGCCATCGTTACCTTTTTTCGACGCCATCAAAAAAACAGAACAGGAGATAGGTCTGCCCCCTAATTTTTTACAGCAATCTAAGGCCCATGGACTGGTTTTGGGATCAGCCCATGGGTCTCCACCGAAAGTCTGAATGACTCGGCAGGCTTCCATGAAAACGACCAAAGGAGCCACACATGCATATTTTGGAGTATTTAATTGATTTTATAGCCAAAACAACTTTAAAACTATCTTGTTTCTTCGTTCTTGTAATGACTTTGATCCCCATTGTTGATCATTGGCGCCCCTGCCATGTTCGCTGTGGGCGTGGCCGGATTTACCTATTTTGACATTGCACCGAACATGTGGAGTTCGGTGGGCATCTGCGCCCATAAATTTTTCACCGGCATGGCCAGCTTTGTTTTTCTTAAGGAACCTGTCATGAAAAAAACAATTGTTTTGATAGAGCCGACTATCATCCCAGAAGGCGTAGAATTTTTAACGGCGCATCACAATGTGATAATTGCCAGAAACGCCCAAGATGAAACGCTTATCTCCTGTATCAACGAAACCCAGGCCAGTGCATTAATACCCCGGACCCAGAAAATATCGCGGAAGGTGATTGAACATTGCCCAACTCTTGAGGTCATCGGCCAGCCGGGTGCCGGGGTGGATAATATAGATGTGGCGGCATGCACTGAAAATGGAATCTTGGTGGTTCACGCCCCACTGGGCAACGCCATTTCCGTGGCCGAACATACCATGATGTTCATTCTGGCGCTCAGCCGCAACCTTACGGTATGGGATGCCAGGGTACGCCGGGAAGACTGGTATTTAAGGGATACATTTCTGCCCATGGAAATCAGGGGGAAAAATCTGTTCATCATCGGACTTGGAAACAGCGGGTTAGAGGTGGCACGCCTTGCCAAAGCCTTTGACATGAATGTGATGGGTCTTGGCCGGGCATCA contains:
- a CDS encoding sigma 54-interacting transcriptional regulator — its product is MHGPDENLLEAELLGYERGAFTGTRQQGKAGFIELAHGGVLFLDEIGDMPLSVQAGVYDAYVEKLSAAAQDLKTGPGDQEGKVPSTDWTITLRSNIFVWSG
- a CDS encoding hydroxyacid dehydrogenase; its protein translation is MIIGAPAMFAVGVAGFTYFDIAPNMWSSVGICAHKFFTGMASFVFLKEPVMKKTIVLIEPTIIPEGVEFLTAHHNVIIARNAQDETLISCINETQASALIPRTQKISRKVIEHCPTLEVIGQPGAGVDNIDVAACTENGILVVHAPLGNAISVAEHTMMFILALSRNLTVWDARVRREDWYLRDTFLPMEIRGKNLFIIGLGNSGLEVARLAKAFDMNVMGLGRASAAQMEVRGIIKIPSLSTGLAEADFVTLHVPLTPETRHMISCRELACMKKSAFLINVSRGAIVDLQALYEALDSRSIAGAALDVMEPEPPGPNHPLLGMDNVLFTPHLAGDTQEAKTRCVMTMVKEVDKVLRGVRPQYIKNQAVLSQRTGLADPKQP